The sequence GTCATTGGGGTATTATCTGTGGCATCAGAAACACCTGAGCGTTAAGGACGAACAATGAACCAAGAGAGGGAAAGCCTGGCCCGGCTGAAGTGGGCGTGCCGTCGTGGCATGTTGGAGCTGGATGTGTTGCTGGAGCCCTTCGTGGAGAAGCACTACCTCTCCCTGAACCCGCAGCAGAAGGCGGAGTTTGAGCGGCTGCTGACCTGTGACGACCCGGACATGTTTGCCTGGTTTATGGGCCACGAGGCCTGCCCGGATCCGCAACTGGCGGCCATGGTGGCCCTGATCCTGGAGCGCAACCGCGAGCAGTTGCGCTGAGCCGACGTCACCACCTCTGCTTATCGGGGTCAACTATACTGTCCAGATGGTTGATCCCGTTCGTTATCCTTTTCCTGCCCCCAAGACCTATCCCAACTGGCTCAGACTGGCGCTGAGTCTGCTGCTGTTGCTCAGCCTGTGGTTGTGGCCCGAAGACAGGTTGCCCCTGCAGGGCATCTGGCAGTTGGTGCTGGCTCCCTTGGCCCTGCTGCCCTGGCTGGTCAGGGCGCCCGAGACTCAGCCTTTCCTGCTGGCCGAAAACGGTGAGGGGGTGGAGCTGGGCAGTGGTGAACC is a genomic window of Ferrimonas sp. YFM containing:
- a CDS encoding succinate dehydrogenase assembly factor 2, with translation MNQERESLARLKWACRRGMLELDVLLEPFVEKHYLSLNPQQKAEFERLLTCDDPDMFAWFMGHEACPDPQLAAMVALILERNREQLR
- a CDS encoding protein YgfX, with amino-acid sequence MVDPVRYPFPAPKTYPNWLRLALSLLLLLSLWLWPEDRLPLQGIWQLVLAPLALLPWLVRAPETQPFLLAENGEGVELGSGEPFQLDSRSWVLGSVALLWVQPGARRWWLSREQMDRAGWHRLCRTLVRLRSTGPEP